A genomic segment from Bdellovibrionales bacterium encodes:
- the flgA gene encoding flagellar basal body P-ring formation chaperone FlgA, producing KGQIVYIDDLRERHIIRAGRTIKVEIVKGAISVETTGTPTKDAKMGDFIPVRLSKTNKNVTAEVIGPGKVRIQ from the coding sequence CCAAGGGCCAGATTGTTTACATCGATGACCTTCGCGAACGCCATATCATTCGAGCCGGTCGTACAATTAAAGTCGAAATCGTAAAAGGCGCGATCTCCGTAGAGACAACGGGGACTCCGACGAAAGATGCCAAGATGGGTGATTTTATTCCGGTGCGTCTTTCTAAAACAAATAAAAATGTAACCGCAGAAGTGATTGGTCCCGGGAAAGTGAGAATTCAATGA